One candidate division KSB1 bacterium genomic window, GACCCGGATTTTTCTGAGTCGAGTTATGGTTTTCGCCCTGGTCGATCCGCCCATGACGCGGTTAAACGTGTCCGAGAGATATTGGACAGCGGCTACATGTGGGTGGTGGACATCGACCTGTCAAAGTTTTTTGATAGAGTCAATCATGACGTTCTCATGGCCCGTGTAGCACGCAAGGTGAGAGACAAGCGCGTTTTACGCATAATTGGCCGCTACCTCAGAGCAGGAGTCGAAGTGGACGGCAAAATTGAGCCGACCACAGAAGGCGTTCCGCAGGGTGGGCCGCTTTCGCCTTTGCTTGCCAATATCGTGTTGGACGATTTTGACAAAGAACTGGAACAGCGTGGTCACCGTTTTGTGCGTTATGCCGATGACTTTCTTATTTTCGTCAGAAGCAAGCGTTCAGCCGTTCGTGTTGGCCGCAACGTCATCCGGTTTCTCAAGCGTCGGCTGAAACTGGAAATTAATCGCCAGAAGAGCCGCATCGTTCGAGGCGAGAACTGCGAGTACCTGGGGTTTATTTTCCCGGGTAAACGCATCGTCTGGTCGTCCGAGTCGCTTGCGAATTTTAAGTATAACATCCGCCGCCTGACAGCCCGAAGCTGGGGTATCTCCATGGAGGCTCGGTTTCAGAAGCTGTCAAGCTACATTCGCGGCTGGATGAATTATTATGCTTTGTCAAGGTACTACCGTCCACTTCCGGAGTTGGATGAGTGGATTCGTCGTCGTGTTCGGATGTGCTATATGAAACAGTGGCGCAGAACTCGTACTCGGATTCGTAATCTTCTCAGTCTCGGAGCATCCAAATCGCAAGCAATTCCAGTGGGCTTGAGTAGTAAAGGCCCCTGGCGACTTGCTCGGACGTATGCGACCCAATTGGGTATGAATAACGCCTGGCTCAAAGATCAAGGATTAGTTTCGGTTCGCGAACTCTGGATTGCGTTTCACTATCCGAATGGTTAGTGAATCCTTCGATGAACCGCCCGGTCCCGGCTAGCCGGGATGCCGGGTGGTGTGGGGAGGGCGGGAGTGAAACCCGCCCTTACCCGATTAGGCAAATATTCACTCCATTCATGAATTTCGTAATGCCTTAAAATATACTGAGCTAAAGGCCAATGGTCTTTATTCTTTGGCAACATCATTTTCTTTAAATGAAGATTGACGGTTAACAGTTTGTCATATTCAGAATACGGTCCTTCATCCATATCAGGGTCATAGAATACGATTCTGTAGTCATCTGTAATTGTTATCATGCCTTGGTCAAACAGACTGTGATGAAAGCTGTTTAATAATATCCCGTTTCGAATATCCATCCGTTCGGATTTTGACGATTTAGACCAAGGAATGATATGTGCTGCTTGCAATCCAGAAACAAATGAAAGTTTGGTGAATGCACATTTATTCTTATACGTTTTTAGCAAAGCATCACGAAACATTGATTGGGCTATACCCCTTGTTTTAACTTTAACATAAACATCTTCTGACTCTTCTGGTTTTTGTATCAGAGTAGTTATAAGTTGATCGTATCGTTCTCCGTCACTGGCATATGAGAACGGATTATCTATTAAATCCCAATTATACTCGACGACCTTATTGAAACCCTCATCATAATTGTCTACGTCCCACGCTATAAAGCCACCTCCTGGTTTTCCAGATTGGTTTACAATAAGGATTGTCAAAGGTGGTAGCTTTTCCTCTAAACAGTAATCTTGTATAAGTCCAAGGACATATCTAACAGTTCGATGATGGATGCCGATAGCATCTCCAAGTGCTTTATACGCTATCGTTTTACCTTTCTTAGCCTGTCCAATCAAAATTGGCCACGCCAGATATGCTCTTTCAGCTTGATTTACTGCCATTTTTTTGTCCTTGCCTAACAAGTAATTCTAAAGAACTGTAGATCATCTCATTTGACATGATATACGGAATGAACACATCCGCCTAACATAAGTATGAATGAGTCCCTCGTAATATTTATAGGTTACAAATAAACTCGTTCATCCAAATCATTAATAACAGCTATTAATATCATAATAACAAATACTTAAATACATTTATTGTATTTTCTTTTTCCAGTATAAGCGACTGATCTAAACCGGTTCGGGCTAATATTATTTTAACGATTCCACAGGGTGCGAACACCTCTACTACCCTGATCAGAATTGAATACCAATAATTTATTCCATTAGCCCCAATTATTATCGTACTGTAGTTATTTCAAAACTACCGCCGGTTCGTTTAAGAGGCATGTTTAAATATTCCCGGCCAAGAGCTTTTACCGTATCACCAAGGTTAAGAAGTAATTCGGAAGGGATATCGTCCCGATTAACAAACAAATAAGGAATAATCTCATAATCGCCGGCAGGAAGATCGATTGTCGCTAAAGTAAAACTTAAACTTCTTGTAATTTGAGAATCTTTAATTTCAATAATTGAGGATGATAACACATTGGGATAAGCTTTAAAAATTATAATTTGATTGGTAGAATCGCAACAAGCTAGTATCACTCCAAGCGTACGGGGAACAGAAAAGGGAAATTCAACATCTACAGGATTATTTGCCACAAGTGATACTTCAACATCAATAAAACCGGTATAATCGGTTGATACAGAATCCGGGATAACTTTAGTATGGATTCTAAGATTCCGTTGCAAAGTAACCGGCGTTAATTCGCCGATATCATTCAAATCACCGGATAAAAAAACAAATTCACTGTTTCTTATAACAATATTTGAGCTGGCTAATTCGTAATTGGCAATATAATAATAAATTTTAAAAATACCACTGATGCCATTCGTGCCACCCTGGGCCTGCTTTGGAGGAATACTCAGTTCAAAATTTCCCGATGAATCCACTCGTGTACTGGAATCAAATCCCTCTAACCAGATAAATGTCCCCTCTGGATCCGCACCATCCTTTAAGGCTAGGAACTTCAATTTCAGAATTTTCAGAGATTGGGCTGCTAGTGCAACCTGAAACGATGGCCAGTATTATTTAGTAAAAGCTGAATTTGAATTGATTTTGTATTTTCGGTTGAGCCATGGGTATTAGCACTAAAAAAATAAATTTATTATTGAATCATATGAATCTTCTTAAGTAAAATCGAATATATCAAATTCGTGGCTAAAAAAGACTCCTTTTCTATTCAATGCCAATTATACTTTGATTTTTTTCGAAATCGAACATCGTCTTGCGCTTCAAATCAGCCAGTGACAATTTGTAATCGATATAAGCATTTAGATAAGAAAACTTCGACTGAGTGAGTCTATTTCTGTCCAATGCGAGTTCCTGAACTGTTATATCGCCATTGTTAAATCTTTCAATGGATATATCGAAAGCTTTTTGAGCTACTTCCTGGTTTTTAATCAAAACTTCCAATCGATTCTCTGCTTCATTCAGCTTCCCTACAACTTCACGCACCTCTCGTGTGATGGTTTTATGTTGCTCATCAAGCCCTAATGCCACGGTGGACAAATTAGCATCTGCCGCCGCCACCTCGGCTGAATTTACACCCCAGTCCCAGATTGGCATTGAAAGTGTAAATACAACACCACGATTATTGGGCCGTCTCCTCATATCTTCAAAACTTGAATCAAATAATGTACCTGGCGCGGAGCCATACGGAAGAGAGGGATCGCTAATTCCGGTAATATCATAAAACGCCTCAATATCACCGCGTATTTCACTCCTGGCGTCCGCTTCTTTAACGGCGAGTTTGGCCAGTTCAACATCTATTTTTGATTCACGAATTTCAGATCGGTTTGCCAGCGCCATAGTGATTGCTTTATCCAGATCTACAGTGATTTTTGAAAAATCAAAATCGGTTTGTACGCCGATATTGTCGGAAAATTTCAAACCGATTAACTGTTTAAAAACATCCTCGCTTCTTGCCAGATTACCCTGGGCTTCGACTAAAGCATTCTTGCTTTCAGCCAAATCGACTTCCATTTGTAAAGCCTCTACCTCTGGAATTAAACCTGCTTCATATTTTTTGCTGGCGAGATCGTATAGTTCCTGTTGCTGGTTTGCATCATCATTTGCGATTTGTTCTAGTCGAGTTGCTTGATATAAATTGAAGAACGCTTGTGTCACTAAATATACGATATCTAATTCGCTTCTCTTATAACGAAGGGCGGTGCGTTCGTAGTTTAGATTGGCATTATTTAATCCTAATTTTAATCGATTAATTGTAAAAAGCGGTTGCTGGAAACGAAGGCTCAATGATGTATAAACTTCCTTGCGCTTTATATCCTGGGTTAAATCGGCGGTGAATGTAGAAACATCCCTGTGATAGACAAATCCACGCAGTGTGAATATCCCATCGGTAGGCAACGGCTGGTTTATATCAAAGATACCCTGGAAACGAAGTCGGCTGGTTGTATTAAAAACCGGCAAAGCGTTCTGGACCTGGATTTCACTGACCGATTCACTCCAACTTGGCATATCAAATCGTATATCGGCATTGGTTTTAAATCTACCTTTGGCTGCATGGAGATTCTCTTCGGCTTGCACCAAACTTAACCGCAATGTCTTCATCCGGTAGCTTTTTTCCAGCGAAATTGCAATAGCGTCTTTTAATGTGAGGAGTTTCTTCTCTTGGGCTGTTGAATAACTTACAAGGAGGAAAAGCAAGATAGATATGATAAACAGAATTCGGAATATTTTAAACTGATGGTTCATTGTAATCATGCATTCCTCCATAATTTTGGGTTTGTCTATTGAAAATTTCTTTTTCGAAATTCAATCAAGTCTTGAATGGTTTTTGCTTCACTAATATGATTTCTAACTAAACGATGGAAAACAATATCCCCTCCATGAGACTTATAAAATGCTAAACGTTTTAAAATATTTAATTTTTTTTCATTTGATTTTTCCTGCTCAAGACGTAACAGATCTTTTCTATATTCGAATTCTGCTACGGAATTCAAAGACTGAATTAACTCCCATACTGGTTGTCGATTTGCCTTATAATCATCTAATAATTTTTTATAAAGTTTGTGATATGTTTTGTTAAAATCTTGATAAGAGAATATTGAAGAAGATGTCGTAACCGGATAATCCCCAAAATTGTTTGGATAGATATGTCCTAAAGTAAAAATAGAAGCTTCCAATTGAATATTACCATGCCCTGCTTCATTTATAAAATTATCCAATTCCTTCCCAATAACACGTACTTCGGTACCAGTTTTATAAGGAGACTTGA contains:
- the ltrA gene encoding group II intron reverse transcriptase/maturase, which encodes MLELILNRANLLRAWKRVRANCGAAGVDGVIIEDFPAWLRAHWCEVKASLLDDNYRPAPVKRHDIPKRSGGKRPLGIPTVLDRVIQQAILQALQPLFDPDFSESSYGFRPGRSAHDAVKRVREILDSGYMWVVDIDLSKFFDRVNHDVLMARVARKVRDKRVLRIIGRYLRAGVEVDGKIEPTTEGVPQGGPLSPLLANIVLDDFDKELEQRGHRFVRYADDFLIFVRSKRSAVRVGRNVIRFLKRRLKLEINRQKSRIVRGENCEYLGFIFPGKRIVWSSESLANFKYNIRRLTARSWGISMEARFQKLSSYIRGWMNYYALSRYYRPLPELDEWIRRRVRMCYMKQWRRTRTRIRNLLSLGASKSQAIPVGLSSKGPWRLARTYATQLGMNNAWLKDQGLVSVRELWIAFHYPNG
- a CDS encoding HNH endonuclease, producing the protein MAVNQAERAYLAWPILIGQAKKGKTIAYKALGDAIGIHHRTVRYVLGLIQDYCLEEKLPPLTILIVNQSGKPGGGFIAWDVDNYDEGFNKVVEYNWDLIDNPFSYASDGERYDQLITTLIQKPEESEDVYVKVKTRGIAQSMFRDALLKTYKNKCAFTKLSFVSGLQAAHIIPWSKSSKSERMDIRNGILLNSFHHSLFDQGMITITDDYRIVFYDPDMDEGPYSEYDKLLTVNLHLKKMMLPKNKDHWPLAQYILRHYEIHEWSEYLPNRVRAGFTPALPTPPGIPASRDRAVHRRIH
- a CDS encoding TolC family protein; the encoded protein is MITMNHQFKIFRILFIISILLFLLVSYSTAQEKKLLTLKDAIAISLEKSYRMKTLRLSLVQAEENLHAAKGRFKTNADIRFDMPSWSESVSEIQVQNALPVFNTTSRLRFQGIFDINQPLPTDGIFTLRGFVYHRDVSTFTADLTQDIKRKEVYTSLSLRFQQPLFTINRLKLGLNNANLNYERTALRYKRSELDIVYLVTQAFFNLYQATRLEQIANDDANQQQELYDLASKKYEAGLIPEVEALQMEVDLAESKNALVEAQGNLARSEDVFKQLIGLKFSDNIGVQTDFDFSKITVDLDKAITMALANRSEIRESKIDVELAKLAVKEADARSEIRGDIEAFYDITGISDPSLPYGSAPGTLFDSSFEDMRRRPNNRGVVFTLSMPIWDWGVNSAEVAAADANLSTVALGLDEQHKTITREVREVVGKLNEAENRLEVLIKNQEVAQKAFDISIERFNNGDITVQELALDRNRLTQSKFSYLNAYIDYKLSLADLKRKTMFDFEKNQSIIGIE